One genomic window of Anguilla anguilla isolate fAngAng1 chromosome 13, fAngAng1.pri, whole genome shotgun sequence includes the following:
- the LOC118211970 gene encoding differentially expressed in FDCP 6 homolog isoform X2, translated as MDLRSELLKSIWYAFTALDVEESGKVSKSQLKVLSHNLCTVLNIPHDPVALEDHFREDDDGPVSTQGYMPYLNKYILDKMQEGSFVKENVDELCWTLTAKKNYRPEKNGGTLLLDRDSFRLWCLFNFLSEDKYPLIMVPEEVEYLLKKICTAMSAELNCVELEDYISQDAVQQSGFTVWVFLDMMNSGKLTRGSDRESLSMAIEKVYREIVGEVLKEGYLWKKGQIRRNWTERWFKLRPSTLTYYVSEDCKECKGNITLDHNCCVEVLPEKDGKRCMFCLKTLTRTYEMSASDTKQRQEWTSAIQTAIRLRTEGKSSLHVDLKLRRREQREQREKRRAAREEEQQKLQALQGEKEEKLAELELLREAQRQAEALLEQEEQRRRQQREQLQQALEARASMQVEMALKEEEAERQRKRIRELEEMQQRLEEALHLEIKARQDEEAFRYAQARLLVEEEERMKALMALQEEQEELILKTQREKQELRQEMESKSRALDEAQQQLEEVRANRHRVDQDVVAAQRKLRQASTNVKHWNVQMNRLMHPIRPGERKLSIGGSSFPSVHAPSRRDSGLRRQRSEGSNESKENVDSGGGGGEAERRLSQASSMDIP; from the exons ATGGATCTGCGCTCGGAGCTTCTCAAGTCCATCTGGTACGCCTTCACGGCGCTGGACGTGGAGGAGAGCGGCAAGGTGTCCAAGTCGCAGCTCAAG GTCTTGTCCCACAACCTGTGCACGGTTCTGAATATCCCACACGATCCCGTGGCCCTGGAGGATCACTTCAGGGAGGACGACGACGGGCCCGTCTCCACCCAGGGGTACATGCCGTACCTCAACAAATACATCCTCGACAAG ATGCAGGAGGGGTCGTTTGTGAAGGAGAACGTGGACGAGCTCTGCTGGACCCTTACCGCCAAGAAGAACTATCGCCCCGAGAAGAATGGCGGCACCCTCCTGCTCGACAGGGACTCCTTTCGCCTCTGGTGCCTCTTCAACTTCCTGTCTGAGGACAAGTATCCCTTAATCATGGTTCCTGAGGAG GTAGAATATTTACTCAAGAAGATCTGCACAGCTATGAGTGCGGAACTTAATTGTGTGGAGCTAgaggactacatttcccaggatGCTGTGCAGCAGAGCGGATTTACTGTCTGGGTTTTCCTAGACATGATGAATTCTGGGAAGCTGACACGAGGCTCTGACAGGGAATCCCTGAGCATGGCTATTGAGAAGGTGTACAGGGAAATAGTTGGTGAAGTACTAAAAGAG GGCTACCTGTGGAAGAAAGGGCAGATACGCAGGAACTGGACAGAGCGTTGGTTCAAGCTCAGGCCCAGCACCCTGACCTACTACGTCAGCGAGGACTGTAAAGAGTGCAAGGGCAACATCACACTGGATCACAACTGCTGtgtggag GTGCTTCCAGAGAAAGATGGGAAGAGGTGCATGTTCTGTTTAAAAACGCTGACCAGAACGTACGAGATGAGTGCCTCCGACACCAAGCAGCGCCAGGAGTGGACCTCAG CCATCCAGACGGCCATTCGGCTGCGTACGGAGGGGAAGTCCTCCCTGCACGTCGACCTGAAGCTCAGGCGGCGGGAGCAGCGGGAGCAGAGGGAGAAGAGGCGCGCGGccagggaggaggagcagcagaagctgcaggccctgcagggggagaaggaggagaagctgGCGGAGCTGGAGCTCCTGAGGGAGGCGCAGCGACAGGCGGAGGCCctgctggagcaggaggagcagcgccGGAGGCAGCAGCGCgaacagctgcagcaggcattggag GCGCGCGCCAGCATGCAGGTGGAGATGGcgctgaaggaggaggaggcggagcggcAGCGGAAGAGGATccgggagctggaggagatgcaGCAGCGCCTGGAGGAGGCGCTTCACCTGGAGATCAAAGCCCGGCAGGATGAGGAGGCCTTCCGCTACGCGCAGGCCAG gctgctggtggaggaggaggagcggatGAAGGCCCTGATggctctgcaggaggagcaggaggagctcaTCCTGAAGACCCAGCGGGAGAAGCAAGAGCTCAGGCAGGAGATGGAAAGCAAATCCCGGGCTCTGGACGAggcccagcagcagctggaggaggtcCGGGCCAACCGCCACCGAGTGGACCAGGATGTGGTG GCTGCCCAGAGGAAGCTACGTCAAGCCAGCACCAATGTGAAGCACTGGAACGTTCAGATGAACAGACTCATGCACCCAATCAGACCTGGAG AGAGAAAGCTATCCATCGGGGGCTCTTCCTTCCCCAGCGTCCACGCGCCTTCACGGAGAGACAGCGGACTGCGACGTCAGCGATCGGAGGGCAGTAACGAGTCCAAGGAGAACGTGgacagcggcggcggcggcggggaagCGGAGAGACGCCTCTCCCAGGCGTCCAGCATGGACATCCCCTGA
- the LOC118211970 gene encoding differentially expressed in FDCP 6 homolog isoform X1 produces the protein MDLRSELLKSIWYAFTALDVEESGKVSKSQLKVLSHNLCTVLNIPHDPVALEDHFREDDDGPVSTQGYMPYLNKYILDKMQEGSFVKENVDELCWTLTAKKNYRPEKNGGTLLLDRDSFRLWCLFNFLSEDKYPLIMVPEEVEYLLKKICTAMSAELNCVELEDYISQDAVQQSGFTVWVFLDMMNSGKLTRGSDRESLSMAIEKVYREIVGEVLKEGYLWKKGQIRRNWTERWFKLRPSTLTYYVSEDCKECKGNITLDHNCCVEVLPEKDGKRCMFCLKTLTRTYEMSASDTKQRQEWTSAIQTAIRLRTEGKSSLHVDLKLRRREQREQREKRRAAREEEQQKLQALQGEKEEKLAELELLREAQRQAEALLEQEEQRRRQQREQLQQALEVQLQEAEEARASMQVEMALKEEEAERQRKRIRELEEMQQRLEEALHLEIKARQDEEAFRYAQARLLVEEEERMKALMALQEEQEELILKTQREKQELRQEMESKSRALDEAQQQLEEVRANRHRVDQDVVAAQRKLRQASTNVKHWNVQMNRLMHPIRPGERKLSIGGSSFPSVHAPSRRDSGLRRQRSEGSNESKENVDSGGGGGEAERRLSQASSMDIP, from the exons ATGGATCTGCGCTCGGAGCTTCTCAAGTCCATCTGGTACGCCTTCACGGCGCTGGACGTGGAGGAGAGCGGCAAGGTGTCCAAGTCGCAGCTCAAG GTCTTGTCCCACAACCTGTGCACGGTTCTGAATATCCCACACGATCCCGTGGCCCTGGAGGATCACTTCAGGGAGGACGACGACGGGCCCGTCTCCACCCAGGGGTACATGCCGTACCTCAACAAATACATCCTCGACAAG ATGCAGGAGGGGTCGTTTGTGAAGGAGAACGTGGACGAGCTCTGCTGGACCCTTACCGCCAAGAAGAACTATCGCCCCGAGAAGAATGGCGGCACCCTCCTGCTCGACAGGGACTCCTTTCGCCTCTGGTGCCTCTTCAACTTCCTGTCTGAGGACAAGTATCCCTTAATCATGGTTCCTGAGGAG GTAGAATATTTACTCAAGAAGATCTGCACAGCTATGAGTGCGGAACTTAATTGTGTGGAGCTAgaggactacatttcccaggatGCTGTGCAGCAGAGCGGATTTACTGTCTGGGTTTTCCTAGACATGATGAATTCTGGGAAGCTGACACGAGGCTCTGACAGGGAATCCCTGAGCATGGCTATTGAGAAGGTGTACAGGGAAATAGTTGGTGAAGTACTAAAAGAG GGCTACCTGTGGAAGAAAGGGCAGATACGCAGGAACTGGACAGAGCGTTGGTTCAAGCTCAGGCCCAGCACCCTGACCTACTACGTCAGCGAGGACTGTAAAGAGTGCAAGGGCAACATCACACTGGATCACAACTGCTGtgtggag GTGCTTCCAGAGAAAGATGGGAAGAGGTGCATGTTCTGTTTAAAAACGCTGACCAGAACGTACGAGATGAGTGCCTCCGACACCAAGCAGCGCCAGGAGTGGACCTCAG CCATCCAGACGGCCATTCGGCTGCGTACGGAGGGGAAGTCCTCCCTGCACGTCGACCTGAAGCTCAGGCGGCGGGAGCAGCGGGAGCAGAGGGAGAAGAGGCGCGCGGccagggaggaggagcagcagaagctgcaggccctgcagggggagaaggaggagaagctgGCGGAGCTGGAGCTCCTGAGGGAGGCGCAGCGACAGGCGGAGGCCctgctggagcaggaggagcagcgccGGAGGCAGCAGCGCgaacagctgcagcaggcattggaggtgcagctgcaggaggctgAGGAG GCGCGCGCCAGCATGCAGGTGGAGATGGcgctgaaggaggaggaggcggagcggcAGCGGAAGAGGATccgggagctggaggagatgcaGCAGCGCCTGGAGGAGGCGCTTCACCTGGAGATCAAAGCCCGGCAGGATGAGGAGGCCTTCCGCTACGCGCAGGCCAG gctgctggtggaggaggaggagcggatGAAGGCCCTGATggctctgcaggaggagcaggaggagctcaTCCTGAAGACCCAGCGGGAGAAGCAAGAGCTCAGGCAGGAGATGGAAAGCAAATCCCGGGCTCTGGACGAggcccagcagcagctggaggaggtcCGGGCCAACCGCCACCGAGTGGACCAGGATGTGGTG GCTGCCCAGAGGAAGCTACGTCAAGCCAGCACCAATGTGAAGCACTGGAACGTTCAGATGAACAGACTCATGCACCCAATCAGACCTGGAG AGAGAAAGCTATCCATCGGGGGCTCTTCCTTCCCCAGCGTCCACGCGCCTTCACGGAGAGACAGCGGACTGCGACGTCAGCGATCGGAGGGCAGTAACGAGTCCAAGGAGAACGTGgacagcggcggcggcggcggggaagCGGAGAGACGCCTCTCCCAGGCGTCCAGCATGGACATCCCCTGA
- the LOC118211013 gene encoding achaete-scute homolog 5, protein MNAGFSHGFVERRAGLLGGSSLQYGMMPPGGHPEHRHSSHLHPGGDPLTHPMPFLLYPASVDTGLYEGSYRGGPPLFPYLPAFHGHFGVYECPFEPAFIQKRNERERQRVKCVNQGYAKLRDHLPGGAGDKRLSKVETLRAAIRYIKYLQGVVGESACSSPKAAPLSLEDSGNSDGGSPRSTSESSSPGLYCGESEGSGS, encoded by the coding sequence ATGAATGCTGGCTTCTCCCATGGCTTTGTGGAGCGGCGGGCCGGGCTCCTTGGCGGCAGCAGCCTGCAATATGGGATgatgccccctggtggccacccGGAGCATCGCCActcctcccacctccacccagGCGGAGACCCGCTCACGCACCCGATGCCCTTCCTGCTCTACCCCGCCAGCGTGGACACGGGGCTCTACGAGGGCTCCTACAGGGGCGGCCCGCCCCTCTTCCCCTACCTGCCCGCCTTCCACGGGCACTTCGGGGTGTACGAGTGCCCCTTCGAGCCGGCGTTCATCCAGAAGCGGAACGAGCGGGAGCGGCAGAGGGTGAAGTGCGTCAACCAGGGCTACGCCAAGCTGCGGGACCACCTGCCCGGCGGCGCCGGCGACAAGCGCCTCAGCAAAGTGGAGACACTGCGGGCCGCCATCCGCTACATCAAGTACCTGCAGGGCGTGGTGGGGGAGTCCGCCTGCTCCAGCCCCAAGGCCGCGCCCCTGAGCCTGGAGGACTCGGGCAACAGCGACGGCGGGTCGCCCCGCTCCACGTCTGAGTCCTCCTCGCCGGGGCTCTACTGCGGGGAGTCGGAGGGCTCAGGGAGCTAG